In Desulfovibrio gilichinskyi, a genomic segment contains:
- a CDS encoding glycosyltransferase produces the protein MKDSPLLNITVPVFNRPELTKQTLEAVRKNTLVPYSLTVVDNGSDRETQKILVEMKKTKQIEHLFRLDKNYGVALAANIGWRLSDAPLYMKLDNDIVITSPQWASLLLKQMQLHGKDAVWGGDFYNQLDNKNTVRKREGFIGKSHQHISGGAIIISKGISDLIGYWSEDYGLYGCEDGDYGERLKEFSIDQFYFDHKPFMKHLGHDADVMEKQYNLKKKNIQDVYRFLWQTNKYLYENGHRTPNIPPQYVPTEFDGYMLKIGENVKYTEMRNALINFHHIATMHEEFTKPFIDGLNNFISVQNRTWKDATEYATKKYNKIKAILQ, from the coding sequence GTGAAAGATTCTCCTCTGCTCAATATAACAGTTCCAGTTTTCAACCGTCCTGAATTGACAAAGCAAACATTAGAGGCGGTACGAAAAAATACATTGGTTCCTTATTCGCTTACAGTTGTAGACAACGGAAGTGACAGAGAAACACAGAAAATTCTTGTTGAAATGAAAAAAACTAAACAAATTGAACATTTGTTTCGTTTAGATAAGAACTATGGAGTCGCTCTTGCTGCGAATATCGGATGGCGTCTTTCTGATGCGCCTCTTTATATGAAACTGGACAATGATATTGTAATTACTTCCCCGCAGTGGGCCAGTCTGCTTTTAAAACAAATGCAGCTACACGGTAAAGATGCTGTTTGGGGAGGGGATTTTTATAATCAGTTAGATAACAAAAACACAGTCAGAAAGCGTGAAGGTTTTATTGGAAAATCCCATCAGCATATATCTGGAGGGGCTATTATTATTTCAAAGGGCATTTCTGATCTTATAGGATACTGGAGCGAAGATTACGGGTTATACGGTTGTGAGGATGGTGATTATGGAGAAAGATTGAAAGAATTCTCAATTGATCAATTTTATTTCGATCACAAACCGTTTATGAAACATCTAGGTCACGATGCTGATGTTATGGAAAAGCAATACAATCTTAAGAAGAAGAATATACAGGATGTGTATCGTTTTTTATGGCAGACAAACAAATATTTATACGAGAATGGTCACAGGACACCCAATATCCCACCGCAATATGTTCCGACTGAGTTTGACGGGTATATGCTTAAAATTGGGGAAAATGTGAAATACACTGAAATGCGAAATGCTTTGATAAATTTTCACCATATTGCAACTATGCATGAGGAATTCACTAAGCCGTTTATTGATGGATTGAATAATTTTATCAGCGTTCAAAACCGGACATGGAAGGATGCTACAGAATATGCAACTAAAAAATATAATAAAATAAAAGCAATTCTCCAGTAA
- a CDS encoding M15 family metallopeptidase: MSYHIDSPSIPQTVNPSWEAVYSIEIRENNEKLVPLSLAENHFLVRPAYFYAGITKALPECYARDEIRKKLLKANGLLPKGLRLIILDSWRSKETQTALFNECVAALIKVHPDKDEKTINKMASEFVATPSLDPAHPSPHATGGAVDLTIATTEGEPLFFGAAFDYPGAVSNTRYFEERLERGDTLTDIELVSMNNRRLLYDVMTRAGFVNYHGEWWHFEYGTQRWAYTKKEDHALYGPKIITLNSFAAFVPSFNAGITTLVSAGG; this comes from the coding sequence ATGTCATATCACATAGATTCTCCCTCTATACCTCAAACAGTTAATCCGTCATGGGAAGCTGTTTATTCTATTGAAATTCGGGAGAACAATGAAAAGCTCGTGCCCTTATCACTGGCGGAAAATCATTTTCTGGTCCGCCCTGCATACTTTTACGCAGGAATTACAAAAGCCCTGCCGGAATGCTATGCTCGTGACGAAATACGAAAAAAGTTGCTCAAAGCAAACGGACTCCTCCCCAAAGGATTACGGCTGATCATTCTGGATTCATGGCGCAGCAAAGAGACTCAAACAGCCCTGTTCAATGAATGCGTCGCGGCTCTTATAAAAGTTCATCCTGACAAAGATGAAAAAACCATTAATAAAATGGCCTCTGAATTTGTAGCAACACCGAGTCTGGACCCAGCTCACCCCTCACCCCATGCAACAGGGGGAGCGGTGGACCTGACCATTGCCACAACCGAAGGGGAACCGCTCTTCTTCGGCGCGGCCTTTGATTATCCCGGAGCTGTTTCCAACACCCGCTACTTTGAAGAACGTCTGGAACGAGGCGACACGCTGACAGACATTGAGCTGGTATCAATGAATAACCGCAGATTGCTCTATGATGTCATGACTCGCGCCGGATTTGTTAACTATCACGGCGAATGGTGGCATTTTGAATACGGCACACAGCGGTGGGCTTATACCAAAAAAGAAGATCATGCTTTATACGGCCCTAAAATCATCACCCTCAATTCATTTGCCGCATTTGTTCCGTCATTTAACGCTGGCATTACAACCTTAGTCAGTGCCGGAGGGTGA
- a CDS encoding TRAP transporter large permease, translating into MSLALLGIFFVALICGLPLFAAMLATAISGFALIGDFSQFRIMIQQFYGGMEPFSLLAIPYFILVGELMGSAGLTNRLLTFAEALVGHFKGGLGYVTVVASIIFAGVNGSAAADASAVGSIMIPAMKKGGYPPSYAAGLTAGSSLIGPIIPPSIFMILFGAMTKTNVGALFMAGVLPGLLLGIAFMIMHRVSAYRLNLPTVNSEFSFSKLLTATGGAITSLIAPGIIIGGILFGFMTPTESGAIASLYVLAVGFLWTRELTWKDVTKALGNTVRLTSVIFVVIGAATIVGWILASEQIPQKLAPIILEYAKTPFMVLLFMSLIIFIVGMFMEEIAALVLLTPVFAPLAVAAGIDPLHFGIVMTLNITIALITPPMGACVYIVSSIGAVPLEKMFKHIWPFVCVAIVCQFMLIAFPSISLWLPRMLGY; encoded by the coding sequence ATGAGTTTAGCTCTCCTCGGAATTTTCTTTGTAGCTCTGATTTGCGGGCTACCTCTTTTTGCAGCAATGCTGGCAACAGCAATCAGCGGCTTTGCTTTAATCGGCGATTTTTCACAGTTCCGCATCATGATCCAGCAGTTCTACGGCGGCATGGAGCCTTTCTCCTTATTGGCCATTCCCTATTTCATTTTAGTCGGTGAACTTATGGGAAGCGCCGGACTTACCAACCGTCTGCTCACTTTTGCCGAAGCGCTGGTCGGACATTTCAAGGGAGGACTCGGTTACGTAACCGTTGTCGCCAGTATAATCTTTGCCGGAGTTAACGGATCCGCAGCTGCGGATGCTTCGGCTGTAGGTTCCATTATGATTCCGGCTATGAAAAAAGGTGGATACCCTCCATCATATGCGGCAGGTCTAACAGCCGGAAGTTCACTGATCGGGCCGATTATTCCGCCCAGTATTTTTATGATTCTGTTCGGAGCTATGACAAAAACCAATGTCGGAGCTTTGTTTATGGCCGGAGTTCTGCCGGGTCTGTTGCTCGGCATAGCTTTTATGATCATGCATCGAGTCAGTGCTTACAGGCTTAATCTCCCCACTGTAAACTCGGAGTTTTCCTTTTCCAAGCTCCTTACAGCCACAGGCGGAGCCATTACCTCTTTGATCGCTCCCGGAATCATTATCGGCGGCATCCTTTTCGGATTCATGACCCCCACGGAATCAGGTGCAATTGCCAGCTTATACGTTCTGGCTGTCGGCTTTCTATGGACACGCGAACTGACATGGAAAGATGTAACGAAAGCACTCGGCAATACAGTCAGGCTTACAAGTGTCATTTTCGTTGTTATCGGCGCGGCTACAATCGTAGGTTGGATTCTTGCTTCCGAGCAAATTCCTCAGAAGCTGGCTCCAATAATTTTAGAATATGCCAAGACTCCTTTCATGGTACTGCTCTTCATGAGTCTGATTATTTTCATCGTTGGTATGTTCATGGAAGAAATAGCCGCACTGGTATTGCTGACTCCGGTCTTTGCACCTCTTGCTGTAGCGGCTGGAATCGACCCTCTCCATTTCGGAATCGTAATGACACTGAACATTACCATCGCGCTGATCACGCCGCCCATGGGAGCATGTGTGTACATAGTCTCATCAATCGGAGCCGTTCCGCTTGAAAAGATGTTTAAACACATCTGGCCCTTTGTCTGCGTCGCCATAGTCTGTCAGTTTATGCTAATAGCCTTCCCTTCGATATCACTCTGGCTGCCACGCATGCTGGGATACTAA
- a CDS encoding TRAP transporter small permease, which yields MESVTCFCKKASDTLERLCLIGAGALLIINLLDVMLGVFGRFYRPPMWTTDLARITLVWMVMLGAAPALKRGEHMVIRIIVDRLPRTPRMIVTIVRRIVFAGILIFMLIYGYNYAQKLHMFTIMTLGIKKSVSLMSIPVGMGLMLIQYILQQFIPVSSDHPCKEDRS from the coding sequence ATGGAATCTGTCACTTGTTTTTGCAAAAAAGCCTCTGACACACTGGAACGCCTCTGCCTGATCGGGGCAGGGGCTCTCCTTATCATCAACTTGCTTGATGTCATGCTTGGAGTTTTCGGTCGTTTTTACCGCCCGCCGATGTGGACCACTGATTTAGCCAGAATAACCTTGGTCTGGATGGTAATGCTGGGAGCGGCTCCGGCGCTGAAACGCGGAGAACATATGGTCATCCGTATCATCGTAGACAGGCTGCCTAGAACACCTAGGATGATAGTTACTATTGTGCGGCGTATCGTTTTCGCGGGAATTCTCATCTTCATGCTGATATACGGCTACAATTATGCTCAAAAATTACACATGTTCACCATCATGACTCTCGGAATCAAAAAGAGTGTCTCACTTATGTCTATACCGGTCGGCATGGGGCTTATGCTGATTCAGTACATATTGCAGCAGTTCATACCGGTCTCAAGTGACCATCCATGTAAGGAGGACCGCTCATGA
- the dctP gene encoding TRAP transporter substrate-binding protein DctP: MKRINLFCLMLMLVMAIPGSALAATTIKMSYNGPPNDSDNAVHYFAVTFQDLLKKEVGNDIELKLFPNSQLGNEEQRMEQVMSSPQINVASYGGLQTVFPEMFATNIPFLFDSYKAAHAFFDKSSFMEKARKTLRERTGIELLEVVEEGGFLAFTSNEPIHSPADFKGMKFRAMDTSQVAMYESFGASGMPIPWTEVYLALKTGVADGQMNPPTYIIMGSLYEVQKYLALANVQYSDQFLLMNGELLDSLTKKERTAIKKAAHEANIKTREFVESQVQDRIKFLEDKGMTSYTPTPKELAQFKELGSPSYINWLKDQVDNSWIDLALKDAAKANALGAK; encoded by the coding sequence ATGAAACGTATCAATCTTTTCTGTCTGATGCTGATGCTGGTAATGGCAATTCCCGGCAGTGCTCTGGCTGCTACAACAATCAAAATGAGCTACAATGGCCCACCAAATGACAGTGACAATGCTGTCCATTACTTTGCTGTAACATTTCAAGATTTGCTTAAAAAAGAAGTCGGCAACGATATTGAACTCAAACTTTTCCCTAACAGCCAGCTCGGTAACGAAGAACAGCGCATGGAACAGGTTATGAGCAGTCCTCAAATCAATGTAGCTTCCTACGGAGGTCTGCAGACTGTGTTCCCTGAAATGTTTGCCACAAACATTCCTTTCCTTTTCGACAGCTACAAAGCTGCACACGCATTCTTTGATAAAAGCAGCTTCATGGAAAAAGCCCGCAAAACTTTGCGTGAGCGTACCGGCATAGAGCTACTTGAAGTAGTTGAAGAAGGTGGATTTCTTGCATTCACCAGTAATGAACCTATTCACTCACCTGCTGATTTCAAAGGTATGAAGTTCCGCGCCATGGATACCAGCCAAGTTGCTATGTACGAATCATTCGGAGCATCCGGAATGCCTATTCCTTGGACTGAAGTATATCTTGCTCTGAAGACAGGCGTTGCTGACGGCCAAATGAATCCTCCTACCTACATTATTATGGGCAGTCTGTACGAAGTTCAGAAGTATCTGGCCCTTGCAAACGTTCAATACTCAGACCAGTTCCTGCTCATGAACGGCGAACTGCTCGATTCTCTCACTAAAAAAGAACGTACTGCTATTAAAAAAGCAGCTCACGAAGCAAATATTAAAACCCGCGAATTCGTAGAATCACAGGTTCAGGACCGCATTAAATTCCTTGAAGACAAAGGAATGACCAGCTACACCCCGACACCTAAAGAATTAGCACAGTTCAAAGAGCTGGGCAGTCCTTCATATATCAACTGGTTAAAAGATCAGGTTGACAATTCATGGATCGACCTTGCCCTCAAGGATGCTGCAAAAGCTAATGCTCTGGGAGCAAAATAA
- a CDS encoding IclR family transcriptional regulator: protein MGSIEKGMQVLEAFDEGNRQLGLNAVVELTGLNRSAAQRFLHTWESLGYLHKDAATKQFRLTPKVMSLSYNFLRGERLIEVATPFLLDARERTGNSVYLGTLYDTSIIYLIRLPQRLFILEGTLPGRSVPAYCGGRAFLSCLADSEILSILERSDRSAITPYTISGIDEIMREIVQIRERGFCISEQEQLVGEIAVSAPVLDMQGVPRASVYISARVSDWTAKRVEEELAPIVLETAGMIRAQL, encoded by the coding sequence GTGGGGTCTATTGAAAAAGGAATGCAGGTGCTTGAAGCCTTCGACGAAGGAAACAGGCAGCTTGGTCTCAACGCTGTTGTCGAGCTGACAGGGCTTAATCGAAGTGCGGCTCAAAGGTTTTTACATACTTGGGAATCTCTGGGATATCTTCATAAAGATGCTGCAACCAAACAATTCAGACTGACTCCTAAAGTCATGAGTCTCAGTTATAATTTTTTGAGAGGGGAGCGGCTCATCGAAGTTGCAACTCCTTTCTTGCTGGATGCACGGGAACGGACAGGGAATTCAGTTTATCTCGGAACTCTGTACGACACTTCTATTATTTATTTGATCCGCTTACCGCAACGACTGTTCATACTTGAAGGCACTCTTCCGGGGCGGAGTGTTCCTGCATATTGCGGCGGCAGGGCGTTTCTCTCGTGTTTGGCTGATTCAGAGATTTTAAGCATCTTAGAGCGTTCAGACCGCAGTGCAATTACACCTTATACAATCTCAGGTATTGATGAGATTATGCGCGAAATTGTTCAAATCAGGGAAAGAGGATTTTGTATTTCTGAGCAGGAGCAGCTGGTCGGAGAGATTGCCGTATCTGCTCCGGTGCTCGATATGCAGGGTGTTCCTAGGGCTTCAGTATATATTTCAGCTAGAGTTTCAGATTGGACTGCGAAGAGAGTTGAAGAAGAGTTAGCTCCAATTGTTCTTGAAACTGCAGGAATGATAAGGGCACAGCTGTAA
- the nhaB gene encoding sodium/proton antiporter NhaB translates to MQPSMLQSFGSNFLGAAPKWYKLLILFFLVLNPCLMFTAGPFIAGWALIAEFIFTLAMALKCYPLPAGGLLAFEAVFLKMTSTETIYHEAIKNFEVILLLIFMVAGIYFMKDFLQFTFTRILVRVQSKITISVLFCLAGAVLSAFLDALTVTAVIIAVAYGFYNIYHRFASGKSLQSDHDLCNDQAVVEKNREDLKEFRAFLRNLMMHGAVGTALGGVCTLVGEPQNLLIGGEMGWHFIEFFLEVMPVSLPVLATGLITCVTVEYFHLFTYGAKLPGNIRSHLLETAIQMEEKQGNKGKVKLIIQAMTGIWLVVALAFHLAAVGIVGLSVIILLTAMNGVIEEHHLGKAFEEALPFTALLVVFFSVVAVIHDQGLFHPIISFVLSLHGQTQLAAYYIANGLLSAISDNVFVATVYISETKIHFVKLLGAIPDIGMTGQALMDKLTDPHIARVDAVAGLPQAAATQALDIMRNLDKLAVAINTGTNIPSVATPNGQAAFLFLLTSALAPVIRLSYGRMVLLALPYTITMSIMGLVAVNYFL, encoded by the coding sequence ATGCAACCGTCAATGCTACAATCATTTGGGAGCAACTTCCTTGGAGCCGCCCCCAAATGGTACAAATTACTTATCTTATTTTTTCTGGTTTTAAACCCATGCCTGATGTTTACAGCAGGACCGTTTATCGCAGGCTGGGCACTTATCGCTGAGTTTATTTTCACATTAGCGATGGCACTGAAATGCTACCCTCTGCCAGCTGGCGGCTTGCTAGCCTTTGAAGCCGTTTTTTTGAAAATGACTTCAACAGAAACGATCTATCACGAAGCTATTAAAAATTTCGAAGTTATACTGCTGCTGATTTTCATGGTTGCAGGTATCTACTTCATGAAAGACTTCCTTCAGTTTACCTTCACTCGTATTCTGGTAAGGGTTCAGTCTAAAATTACTATCTCCGTTCTCTTCTGCCTTGCTGGAGCGGTATTATCAGCATTCCTTGACGCTCTTACCGTAACAGCTGTTATTATCGCTGTGGCCTACGGTTTCTATAACATCTACCACCGCTTTGCGTCTGGTAAATCACTTCAAAGTGATCACGACCTCTGCAACGATCAGGCTGTTGTAGAAAAGAACCGCGAGGACTTAAAAGAATTTCGTGCATTCCTGAGAAACCTTATGATGCACGGCGCAGTCGGTACAGCTCTCGGCGGAGTTTGCACACTTGTCGGTGAGCCGCAGAACCTGCTTATCGGCGGAGAAATGGGCTGGCACTTCATAGAATTTTTCCTAGAAGTTATGCCTGTCTCATTACCGGTTTTAGCTACCGGACTTATCACCTGTGTTACGGTTGAATACTTCCACCTGTTTACCTACGGCGCAAAATTACCGGGCAATATCCGCTCACATTTGCTTGAAACAGCAATTCAGATGGAAGAAAAACAGGGCAACAAAGGCAAAGTAAAATTAATCATTCAAGCGATGACAGGTATCTGGCTTGTCGTTGCATTGGCCTTCCACCTTGCCGCTGTCGGTATCGTCGGTCTGTCGGTAATTATTCTGCTAACAGCTATGAACGGCGTAATTGAAGAACATCATCTGGGTAAAGCTTTTGAAGAAGCACTACCGTTTACTGCCCTTCTCGTTGTGTTCTTCTCAGTTGTCGCCGTAATTCATGACCAGGGTCTTTTCCACCCTATCATTAGTTTCGTACTCAGCCTGCACGGACAAACTCAGCTTGCAGCATATTACATTGCCAACGGTTTGCTTTCAGCAATTTCTGACAACGTATTTGTTGCTACTGTATACATTTCAGAAACAAAAATTCATTTTGTCAAATTACTCGGAGCCATTCCTGACATTGGTATGACCGGACAAGCTTTGATGGACAAACTTACCGATCCTCATATTGCAAGAGTCGATGCTGTTGCAGGTCTTCCTCAGGCAGCAGCAACTCAGGCTCTTGATATAATGAGAAACTTAGACAAACTTGCAGTAGCTATAAACACCGGAACAAACATTCCAAGTGTGGCTACTCCTAACGGTCAGGCAGCATTCTTATTCCTGCTGACCTCAGCCCTTGCACCGGTTATCCGCCTTTCATACGGACGGATGGTGCTTTTGGCCTTACCGTACACCATCACCATGTCAATCATGGGCCTCGTGGCTGTTAACTACTTTTTGTAG
- a CDS encoding SLC13 family permease codes for MTPEIILVMAVLAFAVLLFIFEWVRVDVVGIIMMVLLPLLGLVTPKQAISGLSSNAVVSIIAVIIIGAGLDKTGVMNTMARIILRFAGKSETRIMTMIAGTVAVISGFMQNIGAAALFMPAAKRIGNQTGVPIGRLLMPMGFCAIIGGCLTLVGSSPLILLNDLMIVGGKHYEPFGLFGVTPIGLLLVASALIYFILFGRFILPNKNVDENSGPMSNLLSNTYGGVGSLFELHVPKTWKNENNLHALELRPIYFSTVVAIARDHGKTHLFAPDAMEDILPGDHLAVVGPKEFALSMAEDLGWEMQAELKTFAEELSPNNAGIMEGLITPRSELVGKTLTELRIRDRFKVSPLAIFRGEKLFVSGLTGIKLESGDALLLHGRWEMFHLLKDRPDFVFTEEVKGEVLRTEKAKVALMWLAVSLVMILGFHVQLSIALLAGALGMILTKVLSIDEAYQSVDWMTVFLLGGLIPLGMAFENTGAAKFIADTLMAALGHPTPLVLLTSIGILTSFFTLVASNVGATVLLVPLSMNMALSAGVDPRIAALTVAVAASNTFVLPTHQVNALIMRPGGYKTIDYVRAGAGMTIIYMVVMISALMFLY; via the coding sequence ATGACTCCTGAGATTATTTTAGTTATGGCTGTTCTCGCATTCGCAGTCTTATTGTTCATATTCGAATGGGTTCGTGTTGATGTTGTCGGTATCATAATGATGGTGCTACTTCCGCTGCTTGGCCTTGTGACACCAAAGCAGGCTATAAGCGGATTAAGCAGTAACGCCGTTGTTTCCATTATTGCTGTAATCATTATTGGCGCCGGCCTGGATAAGACCGGCGTCATGAATACTATGGCGAGAATAATCCTGCGTTTTGCCGGAAAAAGCGAAACACGGATTATGACAATGATAGCAGGAACTGTTGCCGTCATTTCAGGATTCATGCAGAATATCGGGGCCGCAGCTTTATTTATGCCTGCGGCTAAACGTATCGGTAATCAGACAGGTGTTCCAATCGGACGCTTGCTTATGCCGATGGGTTTCTGTGCAATTATCGGAGGATGTTTGACTCTTGTCGGCTCCAGCCCTCTGATCCTGCTGAACGACCTTATGATCGTAGGAGGCAAGCACTATGAACCTTTCGGTTTATTCGGAGTCACTCCGATAGGTCTTCTTCTTGTTGCATCAGCTCTCATTTATTTCATTCTTTTCGGACGTTTCATACTCCCCAATAAAAATGTTGATGAAAATTCCGGGCCTATGTCCAATCTTCTCAGCAATACTTACGGCGGTGTAGGTTCGTTATTTGAATTACATGTTCCTAAAACATGGAAGAATGAAAACAACTTGCATGCTCTTGAATTACGCCCCATTTATTTTTCAACAGTTGTTGCTATTGCCAGAGACCACGGTAAAACACATCTATTTGCTCCTGACGCAATGGAAGATATCCTGCCAGGTGATCATTTAGCTGTTGTCGGGCCTAAGGAATTTGCTCTGAGCATGGCTGAAGACCTTGGATGGGAAATGCAGGCTGAATTGAAAACTTTTGCAGAAGAACTCTCCCCTAACAATGCAGGAATAATGGAAGGGCTTATCACGCCGCGTTCTGAACTTGTCGGGAAGACTTTGACTGAACTTCGCATCCGTGACCGCTTTAAAGTTTCTCCCTTGGCTATTTTCCGCGGAGAAAAACTTTTTGTGAGCGGCCTTACAGGCATAAAACTGGAGTCCGGTGATGCTCTGCTGTTGCACGGTCGCTGGGAAATGTTCCATCTGCTGAAAGATCGTCCTGACTTTGTCTTCACTGAAGAAGTGAAAGGTGAAGTTCTTCGCACAGAAAAAGCTAAAGTGGCATTAATGTGGCTGGCTGTTTCACTTGTGATGATCTTAGGATTTCATGTTCAGCTTTCCATTGCACTGCTTGCCGGAGCACTCGGCATGATTCTTACAAAGGTACTCAGTATTGACGAAGCATATCAGTCTGTCGACTGGATGACTGTCTTCCTGCTGGGCGGTCTTATTCCCCTCGGAATGGCATTTGAAAACACAGGCGCGGCTAAATTCATTGCAGACACGCTCATGGCTGCACTCGGACATCCGACTCCTCTGGTTTTACTGACCTCGATCGGAATCTTAACTTCCTTTTTCACTTTGGTTGCATCCAATGTCGGAGCAACGGTTTTACTGGTTCCACTATCGATGAATATGGCACTCAGTGCAGGTGTTGATCCGCGTATTGCAGCTTTGACTGTTGCAGTTGCCGCATCAAACACATTTGTCCTGCCTACTCATCAGGTTAACGCTCTTATTATGCGTCCCGGTGGTTACAAAACTATCGACTACGTACGAGCGGGAGCGGGAATGACCATTATTTATATGGTTGTAATGATCTCAGCATTAATGTTCCTCTATTAA
- a CDS encoding S16 family serine protease, whose translation MKWFRKKNAEESPSEPKSPSEKKEQVELKDPVIENLHKRIEEAYLPDQILPVARDEYERLLKTEKSSPEFAIGQNYLEFILSLPWNSTTKDDLDLTRAKEVLDARHYGLSPVKERILEFLAVKSLHSRQQAKILLADDEVIARENLSIIFEQDGFAVRAVANGIEAVAAMENDPADILVTDLKMDGMDGLQLLQEVRRRWPDTGVIMLTGYATVKSAVTAMMKGADQYLGKPVNLTKLRDYVMELLTKNQRIQHLRGPVLCFSGPPGTGKTSIGKAIAEAMGRKFFRLSLAGLRDEAELRGHRRTYVGAMAGRILQGIEKAGVRNPVIMLDEMDKVIQDFKGDATSVLLEILDPEQNSSFVDNYLGLPFDLSGVLFIATANMVERLPAPLRDRMEEIEFSSYTLSEKQQIATRFLIPEQLRQHGLSPKDFDLLPEAVRSLIVDYTREAGLRGLEKQVASLCRKLARKTLADGEGAGVLTVEAADIKEIMGTTPHFNTAAKTEPKVGLATGLVWTENGGEILFVEAVKMNGNKQLILTGSLGEVLRESAQTSLSFLRSNAERFNLAPDFFEASDIHVHLPAGAVTKEGPSAGITIAIAILSMLTDRPVRPDVAFSGEISLLGEVLPVAGVREKVMAAARAGIKTVILPKQCDYAVRSIEPEVLENIEIRLVERLDEVVELALI comes from the coding sequence ATGAAGTGGTTTCGTAAAAAAAATGCTGAAGAATCGCCGTCTGAGCCTAAATCTCCTTCTGAAAAGAAAGAGCAAGTTGAACTTAAAGACCCAGTTATAGAAAATTTGCACAAGCGCATTGAAGAAGCATATCTTCCTGACCAAATTCTTCCTGTGGCGCGGGATGAATATGAAAGGCTGCTCAAGACTGAGAAGTCTTCCCCGGAATTTGCTATCGGGCAGAATTATCTTGAATTTATTCTTTCTCTGCCTTGGAATTCTACAACTAAAGATGATCTTGATCTGACACGGGCAAAAGAAGTTTTGGATGCGCGTCACTATGGTTTAAGCCCGGTTAAAGAGCGCATTTTAGAATTTTTAGCAGTTAAAAGTCTGCATAGTCGCCAGCAGGCGAAGATTCTGCTTGCCGATGATGAAGTTATAGCGCGCGAAAATCTTTCGATAATTTTTGAGCAGGACGGCTTCGCAGTTCGGGCTGTTGCAAACGGGATTGAAGCTGTCGCCGCTATGGAAAATGATCCTGCTGATATTTTAGTTACCGACTTGAAAATGGACGGAATGGACGGGCTTCAGCTTTTGCAGGAAGTCCGCCGTCGCTGGCCGGACACCGGCGTAATTATGCTTACCGGATACGCGACTGTGAAGTCCGCTGTTACTGCAATGATGAAAGGGGCGGATCAATATCTAGGGAAGCCCGTTAACCTGACGAAGCTTCGTGATTACGTCATGGAACTGCTTACTAAAAATCAGCGCATTCAGCATTTGCGCGGCCCGGTTCTCTGTTTCTCCGGCCCTCCAGGTACAGGTAAAACTTCAATCGGTAAGGCGATAGCAGAGGCTATGGGGCGTAAATTCTTCCGCTTGTCACTTGCAGGGCTTCGGGACGAAGCAGAACTGCGTGGACACCGCCGTACATATGTCGGCGCAATGGCCGGAAGGATTTTGCAGGGAATCGAGAAAGCCGGAGTTCGCAATCCTGTTATAATGCTGGATGAAATGGATAAGGTTATTCAGGATTTTAAAGGAGATGCAACCTCCGTGCTGCTTGAAATTCTCGATCCTGAACAGAACAGTTCTTTTGTGGATAATTATCTAGGGCTTCCGTTCGATCTTTCTGGTGTTCTTTTTATTGCCACTGCAAATATGGTTGAACGTCTGCCAGCTCCACTGCGTGACAGGATGGAGGAAATTGAATTCTCCAGTTATACGCTGAGTGAAAAGCAGCAAATCGCCACACGTTTTTTGATTCCTGAACAGCTCAGGCAGCATGGGCTGAGCCCGAAGGATTTTGATCTGCTTCCGGAAGCTGTACGAAGTCTGATTGTTGATTACACGCGCGAAGCAGGACTTCGCGGCTTAGAAAAGCAGGTTGCTTCTCTTTGCCGTAAATTAGCAAGGAAGACCCTCGCAGACGGTGAAGGGGCTGGTGTTCTGACGGTTGAAGCTGCTGACATTAAAGAGATCATGGGAACGACTCCTCATTTTAATACTGCGGCTAAAACTGAACCGAAAGTTGGACTTGCTACAGGGCTGGTCTGGACAGAGAACGGCGGAGAAATCTTATTTGTAGAAGCTGTGAAGATGAATGGTAACAAGCAGCTGATTCTTACCGGATCTCTCGGCGAAGTATTGCGGGAGTCAGCACAGACTTCTTTGAGTTTTCTGCGCAGTAATGCTGAAAGGTTTAACCTTGCGCCTGATTTTTTTGAGGCTTCGGATATACATGTCCATTTACCTGCCGGAGCGGTGACTAAAGAAGGGCCGTCAGCGGGGATTACTATAGCGATTGCCATTCTTTCAATGCTTACAGACCGCCCCGTCAGGCCTGATGTGGCTTTCAGCGGAGAAATCTCGCTGCTTGGTGAAGTTTTGCCTGTCGCAGGGGTGCGGGAAAAGGTTATGGCTGCGGCTCGTGCAGGCATTAAAACGGTTATTCTGCCGAAACAATGCGATTACGCTGTGCGCAGTATTGAACCGGAAGTGCTCGAAAATATCGAAATCAGGCTTGTCGAAAGGCTGGACGAAGTTGTGGAACTGGCACTTATTTAG